In the genome of Pieris napi chromosome 16, ilPieNapi1.2, whole genome shotgun sequence, one region contains:
- the LOC125057200 gene encoding arylalkylamine N-acetyltransferase 1 isoform X2: MALADKLPSQLKELNLRPRNLSKPAYSLRKLTTSDKEPVIEFLRKFFFRDEPLNLTIDLLETPESRCFELEDYAASTLQDGVSVAVVDDQGDFVGMVINGIARRDEVDYTDKSEECPHPKFKRILKLLNYLDREAAIWDKLPPTCNTVLEIRIASTHSDWRGRGLMRVLCEESERIAKEIDAGALRMDTTSAFSAAAAERLHYKSVFSVLYSDIPYAPHPDPPHSEARVYLKQI, from the exons TTGGCAGACAAATTGCCGTCACAGCTCAAAGAACTCAACCTCCGGCCCCGGAACCTCTCCAAGCCCGCTTACAGTCTTCGGAAGCTCACCACCAGTGATAAAGAACCGGTCATCGAATTTCTCCGCAa ATTTTTCTTTCGAGATGAGCCCTTAAACCTCACAATTGACCTCCTGGAAACTCCGGAGTCCCGGTGCTTTGAGCTGGAGGATTACGCAGCCAGTACTCTTCAGGACGGAGTCTCGGTTGCTGTCGTGGATGACCAGGGCGATTTTGTAGGGATGGTGATTAATGGCATTGCCAGGAGAGAT GAAGTCGACTACACTGACAAATCGGAAGAATGCCCTCACCCAAAATTCAAGAggattttgaaattattgaattatttagacCGCGAAGCAGCAATTTGGGACAAGCTACCTCCTACCTGCAACACAGTGCTGGAGATCAGGATAGCATCCACGCACAGTGACTGGAGAGGACGAGGCCTCATGAGAGTGCTTTGTGAGGAATCAGA ACGTATTGCTAAGGAAATAGACGCAGGCGCCTTACGTATGGACACGACGTCGGCCTTCTCTGCCGCCGCAGCCGAGAGGCTTCACTACAAGAGTGTCTTTAGTGTTTTGTACTCGGATATTCCTTATGCGCCTCATCCAGACCCACCACACAGCGAGGCCAGAGTATACCTTAAACAAATCTGA